From one Conyzicola nivalis genomic stretch:
- a CDS encoding alpha/beta fold hydrolase, whose product MNTNQNTLSVPNGTIAYDDSGEGPLIVCVPGMGDLRASYRHLAPALVVAGYRVVTTDLRGHGDSSTGFPSYGDEETAGDVEALLDHLGSPAVIVGNSMGASAAMLTAARRPELVTGLVLLGPFGRNPKVSRALTLIMRAATAVPWVTVTWKAYLPSLYAGRKPADQAEYTASLFAALRRPGYAAAFSRTTRLSHDAVERALPAVHTPSLVLMGGLDPDFPDPRAEADWLANALGGTAVMVPDAGHYPQSQRPDLVVPAIESFLTTVVPRG is encoded by the coding sequence ATGAACACTAACCAGAACACATTGTCTGTGCCGAACGGCACCATCGCCTACGACGACTCGGGCGAGGGCCCGCTCATCGTCTGCGTGCCGGGGATGGGCGACCTGCGCGCCAGCTACCGCCACCTCGCCCCCGCGCTCGTCGTCGCCGGCTACCGCGTCGTCACCACCGACCTGCGCGGGCACGGCGACAGCAGCACCGGCTTCCCGTCGTACGGCGACGAGGAGACGGCGGGCGACGTCGAGGCGCTGCTCGACCACCTCGGATCCCCCGCGGTCATCGTCGGCAACTCGATGGGCGCGTCCGCCGCCATGCTGACGGCCGCGCGCCGCCCCGAGCTCGTCACCGGCCTCGTGCTGCTCGGCCCGTTCGGCCGCAACCCGAAGGTGTCCCGCGCCCTCACGCTCATCATGCGCGCCGCAACCGCGGTCCCCTGGGTGACCGTCACCTGGAAGGCCTACCTGCCCTCGCTCTACGCCGGCAGGAAGCCGGCCGACCAGGCCGAGTACACCGCCAGCCTGTTCGCCGCCCTGCGCCGCCCCGGCTACGCCGCCGCCTTCTCGCGCACGACACGCTTGAGCCACGACGCCGTCGAGCGCGCGCTTCCCGCGGTGCACACCCCGTCGCTCGTGCTGATGGGCGGGCTGGACCCCGACTTCCCGGACCCGCGCGCCGAGGCCGACTGGCTCGCGAACGCCCTCGGCGGTACGGCCGTGATGGTCCCCGACGCGGGCCACTACCCGCAGTCCCAGCGTCCCGATCTCGTCGTTCCGGCCATCGAGTCGTTCCTGACGACGGTTGTTCCCCGTGGCTAG
- a CDS encoding TetR/AcrR family transcriptional regulator gives MARAGLTHDRVVEAAEVLADEVGIAGLSFAALADRLGVKVPSLYKHVASLDAVRQSISVRAKNDMADAIGAAAIGRSRGEAVRALSLAYRAWAGAHPGRYETTLRAAIPGDPADVRAGSRAVEVIFSALAGYDLSREATIDATRMLRSTLHGFVALEAAGGFMLPLDVDASFESILGALDRTFDGWDPAGREPGREPNAIV, from the coding sequence GTGGCTAGGGCGGGGTTGACCCACGACCGCGTGGTCGAGGCCGCCGAGGTGCTCGCCGACGAGGTCGGTATCGCGGGCCTGAGCTTTGCGGCCCTCGCCGACCGGCTCGGCGTCAAGGTGCCGAGCCTGTACAAGCACGTCGCGTCGCTCGACGCGGTGCGCCAGTCGATCTCGGTGCGCGCGAAGAACGACATGGCGGATGCCATCGGTGCAGCCGCCATCGGACGCTCGCGCGGGGAGGCGGTGCGCGCGCTCTCGCTCGCCTACCGTGCGTGGGCGGGGGCGCATCCGGGCCGCTACGAGACCACGCTGCGGGCCGCGATCCCCGGCGACCCCGCCGACGTGCGCGCGGGCTCCCGCGCGGTCGAGGTGATCTTCTCGGCCCTCGCCGGCTACGACCTCTCGCGTGAGGCGACCATCGACGCCACCCGCATGCTGCGTTCGACCCTGCACGGCTTCGTCGCCCTCGAGGCGGCCGGCGGCTTTATGCTGCCGCTCGACGTCGACGCGAGCTTCGAGTCGATACTCGGCGCGCTCGACCGCACGTTCGACGGCTGGGACCCCGCGGGCCGGGAGCCCGGGCGGGAGCCGAACGCGATCGTTTAG
- a CDS encoding SDR family NAD(P)-dependent oxidoreductase has protein sequence MPGAAIDPADLAVTLRVLESMAAIDEEHPDFITVRRATAKMFKSVKKERRLDKRATIADADRAVVAATATGAPDRIDDETRGVPIAASTTAPTAGTLLKPRNCYICKQPYTQVDAFYHQLCPECAAMSHEKRDARTDLTGKRALLTGGRAKIGMYIALRLLRDGAHTTITTRFPRDAVRRFTSLPDSADWIDRLRVVGIDLRDPAQVIGLAESVAEQGPLDILINNATQTVRRSPGAYQPLVDGELAPLPDGPLPELVTFGHTNDPHPQALAQSVTAHPILAAAASRAEQLTELAMTAGSSSLERLAAGTAIDAGGLLPDLHDANSWTQHVDEVDPLEMLEVQLANTTAPFILISKLRPSMAASPAHRKYIVNVSAMEGVFGRGYKGPGHPHTNMAKAAVNMLTRTSAREMLETDGILMTSVDTGWITDERPHPTKVRLAEEGFHAPLDLVDGAARVYDPIVRGEDGEDLFGIFLKDYKPSSW, from the coding sequence GTGCCCGGCGCCGCGATCGATCCCGCCGACCTCGCCGTGACCCTGCGGGTGCTCGAGTCGATGGCCGCGATCGACGAGGAACACCCCGACTTCATCACCGTGCGGCGGGCCACGGCCAAGATGTTCAAGTCGGTCAAGAAGGAGCGTCGGCTCGACAAGCGCGCCACGATCGCCGACGCCGACCGCGCCGTCGTCGCCGCCACCGCCACGGGCGCGCCCGACCGCATCGACGACGAGACCCGCGGCGTGCCGATCGCCGCGTCGACGACCGCCCCGACCGCCGGGACGCTCCTCAAGCCGCGCAACTGCTACATCTGCAAGCAGCCGTACACCCAGGTCGACGCGTTCTACCACCAGCTCTGCCCCGAGTGCGCGGCCATGAGCCACGAGAAGCGCGACGCCCGCACCGACCTGACCGGCAAGCGCGCGCTGCTCACCGGCGGCCGCGCGAAGATCGGCATGTACATCGCCCTGCGGCTGCTGCGCGACGGAGCGCACACCACAATCACCACGCGCTTCCCGCGCGACGCCGTCCGACGGTTCACGAGCCTGCCCGACTCCGCCGACTGGATCGACCGCCTGCGGGTCGTCGGAATCGACCTGCGCGACCCCGCCCAGGTGATCGGGCTCGCCGAGTCGGTCGCCGAGCAGGGACCGCTCGACATCCTGATCAACAACGCCACGCAGACCGTGCGCCGCTCCCCCGGCGCCTACCAGCCGCTCGTCGACGGCGAGCTCGCCCCGCTGCCCGACGGCCCGCTGCCCGAGCTCGTGACGTTCGGCCACACCAACGACCCGCACCCGCAGGCCCTCGCCCAGTCGGTGACCGCCCACCCCATCCTCGCCGCGGCCGCGTCCCGCGCCGAGCAGCTCACAGAGCTGGCCATGACCGCCGGCTCCTCGTCGCTGGAACGCCTCGCAGCCGGCACCGCGATCGATGCGGGCGGCCTGCTGCCCGACCTGCACGACGCCAACTCGTGGACGCAGCACGTCGACGAGGTCGACCCGCTGGAGATGCTCGAGGTGCAGCTCGCCAACACGACGGCGCCGTTCATCCTCATCTCGAAGCTGCGGCCGTCGATGGCCGCGTCGCCCGCCCACCGCAAGTACATCGTCAATGTCTCGGCGATGGAGGGCGTCTTCGGCCGGGGTTACAAGGGTCCGGGTCATCCGCACACCAACATGGCCAAGGCGGCCGTCAACATGCTCACCCGCACCAGCGCCCGCGAGATGCTCGAGACCGACGGCATCCTCATGACGAGCGTCGACACCGGCTGGATCACCGACGAGCGCCCGCACCCGACCAAGGTGCGCCTCGCCGAGGAGGGCTTCCACGCCCCGCTCGACCTGGTCGACGGCGCCGCCCGCGTCTACGATCCCATTGTGCGCGGCGAAGACGGCGAAGACCTGTTCGGTATCTTCCTCAAGGACTACAAGCCGAGCTCATGGTGA
- a CDS encoding putative acetyltransferase has product MVTPVEFLKNAGDGTRVVIRYALHDDPEGSATDALGYLSGTDATHCVIATVRGLTTIAFADVIAAKEVPPPPAPRPR; this is encoded by the coding sequence ATGGTGACGCCGGTCGAATTTCTGAAGAACGCGGGTGACGGCACCCGCGTGGTCATCCGGTACGCCCTGCACGACGACCCGGAGGGCTCGGCGACCGACGCGCTCGGCTACCTCTCGGGCACCGACGCCACCCACTGCGTGATCGCGACCGTGCGCGGGCTCACCACGATCGCGTTCGCCGACGTGATCGCGGCGAAAGAGGTCCCGCCGCCGCCCGCTCCGAGGCCACGCTAG
- a CDS encoding LLM class flavin-dependent oxidoreductase: MEIELGLDTFGDVTDDAEGRPLPHAQVLRNIVDQGVLADQVGIDFIAIGEHHREDFAVSAPEVVLSAIAARTSRIRLGSAVTVLSSDDPIRVFQRFATLDGISNGRAEVILGRGSFTESFPLFGFDLAQYEELFDEKLDLFAAVRQQQPVTWQGSTRAPLAEQSVFPPVENGLLKTWVGVGGSPESVIRAARYGLPLMLAIIGGEPLRFAPLVDLYHRALEQLEQPTQPVGEHSPGHIAETDEQAREELWPHYQALMARIGRERGWPPMTRAQFDAAAAPEGALFVGSPETVATKIAYAAKGLGLSRFDLKYGNGGLSHDKLMKSIELYGTRVIPRVRELLAD, encoded by the coding sequence ATGGAGATCGAACTCGGGCTCGACACCTTCGGCGATGTGACGGACGACGCCGAAGGCCGCCCCCTGCCGCACGCGCAGGTGCTGCGCAACATCGTCGACCAGGGCGTCCTCGCCGACCAGGTCGGCATCGACTTCATCGCCATCGGCGAGCACCACCGCGAAGACTTCGCGGTCTCGGCACCCGAGGTCGTGCTCTCGGCGATCGCGGCCCGCACCTCGCGCATCCGGTTGGGTTCCGCGGTGACCGTGCTGAGTTCGGATGACCCGATCCGGGTCTTCCAACGCTTCGCAACGCTCGACGGCATCTCGAACGGCCGCGCGGAGGTCATCCTCGGGCGCGGGTCGTTCACCGAGTCGTTCCCGCTCTTCGGATTCGACCTGGCCCAGTATGAGGAGCTCTTCGACGAGAAGCTCGACCTGTTCGCCGCGGTGCGCCAGCAGCAGCCGGTCACCTGGCAGGGCAGCACCCGCGCGCCGCTCGCCGAGCAGTCGGTCTTCCCTCCCGTCGAGAACGGCCTGCTGAAGACCTGGGTCGGCGTGGGCGGAAGCCCCGAGTCGGTCATCCGCGCCGCCCGGTACGGCCTGCCGCTGATGCTCGCCATCATCGGGGGCGAACCGCTGCGCTTCGCACCGCTCGTCGACCTCTACCACCGCGCGCTCGAGCAGCTCGAACAGCCGACCCAGCCCGTGGGCGAGCACTCCCCCGGACATATCGCCGAGACCGACGAGCAGGCCCGCGAGGAGCTCTGGCCGCACTACCAGGCGCTCATGGCCCGCATCGGCCGCGAACGCGGCTGGCCGCCCATGACCCGCGCGCAGTTCGACGCCGCCGCCGCCCCGGAGGGTGCGCTGTTCGTCGGCTCGCCGGAGACCGTCGCGACGAAGATCGCCTACGCCGCGAAGGGTCTCGGCCTCTCCCGCTTCGACCTCAAGTACGGCAACGGCGGCCTGAGCCACGACAAGCTGATGAAGAGCATCGAGCTGTACGGCACCCGGGTCATCCCGCGCGTGCGCGAGCTCCTCGCCGACTGA
- a CDS encoding DUF6325 family protein — MGPVDVVVISFPDAGLMSGVAPLLEQLASGGTLRVVDAVIAARTAGSAVTVTDLEDDIVPRWSRISPDPRPLFSSADAELVVAGIRPGSSALLLAIEHVWSDSLALLSSDVGGLLELHVHVPPHTVAAAATVDS; from the coding sequence ATGGGTCCCGTCGACGTCGTCGTCATCTCGTTCCCCGACGCGGGACTGATGTCGGGTGTCGCACCGCTGCTCGAGCAGCTCGCTTCAGGTGGCACCCTCCGCGTCGTGGACGCGGTGATCGCAGCGCGAACCGCGGGGAGCGCGGTCACGGTCACCGACCTCGAAGACGACATCGTGCCGCGCTGGTCGAGGATCAGTCCCGACCCCCGCCCGCTGTTCAGCAGCGCCGACGCCGAACTCGTCGTCGCGGGCATCCGGCCAGGCAGCTCGGCGCTGTTGCTCGCGATCGAACATGTGTGGTCGGACTCGCTGGCGCTGCTCTCCTCCGACGTGGGCGGACTGCTGGAACTGCACGTCCACGTCCCGCCCCACACCGTGGCGGCCGCGGCGACGGTGGACAGCTAG
- a CDS encoding LuxR C-terminal-related transcriptional regulator, translating to MVTASGARLIHDTPAAKVSVPVPVGPLVERPRLYDALSTGLDSPDATFMMISAPAGYGKSSLLAQWCAMARDEGVVVGWCELDNDDRDPLVFWGSLLAALVVAAAGNDAAERALGSLEVSMAPRKHSEFLAGLTRALDLLGPRTAVVFDDTHLLADGASEAEFIRFLKLVPASVYVVFATRSSLLEQRARLTNRVRELTADSLSFTHAEACALFEDDDIDGGGVDSLYAAAEGWPAALSLAHAGVARSTGTLDARLGLLDPDVLHQYLQREVFDDLGPLDRSTMLTAGICPLVTASLANAVGTSLDSAHALRRLAGNNPMLRRVSTDELGRVWYRVQPLFRLFLREKIVELSPTALREMTGRAAEWHVVNGDPLVALQLALDIDDGELVETVLRRSGYALVSEGHAAEVLALAGSATGRTTAGPFSSLMIAWAAADCGETDRAADAVARVRPTGLDVDDLFEWDWLLYLVQLRIALLRGERIDGLSSGWADSTMLALPDELCAAVHLGRGLAETRVGATERAVEELEASRAIAENIGDLSVQTMSAVGLAATKLGASDLRACLRHALCALEIAGRSSGRASDTALAHAHMLAGWAHHELLDEASALEHLRAAADFAGRQHLSEVTTETRHALQAVTFDSLPDKRRAAQDFTTGWPQPYLVGAPASVVVSSLHFGIRMALTIGEHRWSERLLDRARHLIGEGHDWNVAYALLLYSTGRQSSARSILTPLLHESRGARTPLSEIVEWSLEAVFEHESGNAFRAHAAMCRSLERADDTGALAEVVRPGGDSVRAVLAHGLHRFGRHDGIATQLLARGRAEFEPDQPLGALTPKERELLSELKTLRTVGEISDDMLLSINTVKTHMRGIYRKLGVSSRRSAIAEAERLGLV from the coding sequence ATGGTGACGGCGAGCGGTGCACGACTCATCCACGACACACCGGCGGCCAAGGTCAGCGTCCCGGTTCCGGTCGGTCCGTTGGTCGAGCGACCGCGCCTCTACGACGCGCTGTCGACCGGACTCGATTCGCCCGACGCGACGTTCATGATGATCAGCGCGCCGGCCGGCTACGGGAAGTCGTCGCTGCTCGCCCAGTGGTGCGCCATGGCGAGAGACGAGGGTGTGGTCGTCGGGTGGTGCGAACTCGACAACGACGACAGGGATCCGCTGGTCTTCTGGGGCTCCCTGCTGGCCGCCCTCGTCGTCGCCGCCGCCGGCAACGACGCGGCCGAGCGCGCGCTCGGCTCACTCGAAGTGAGCATGGCGCCGCGCAAGCACAGCGAGTTCCTCGCGGGTCTCACCCGGGCGCTCGACCTCCTCGGCCCGCGCACGGCCGTCGTCTTCGACGACACGCACCTGCTCGCCGACGGGGCATCCGAGGCCGAGTTCATCCGGTTCCTCAAGCTCGTTCCGGCGAGCGTCTACGTGGTCTTCGCCACCCGGTCGTCGCTGCTCGAACAGCGCGCCCGGCTCACCAACCGCGTGCGCGAGCTCACGGCCGACTCGCTCTCGTTCACCCACGCCGAGGCCTGCGCGCTGTTCGAGGACGACGACATCGACGGCGGCGGAGTCGACTCCCTCTACGCCGCCGCCGAGGGCTGGCCGGCGGCGCTCAGCCTGGCCCACGCCGGCGTCGCCCGTTCGACCGGCACCCTCGACGCACGGCTCGGCCTGCTCGACCCGGACGTGCTGCACCAGTACCTGCAGCGCGAGGTCTTCGACGACCTGGGTCCGCTCGACAGGTCGACGATGCTCACGGCCGGCATCTGCCCGCTCGTCACGGCCAGCCTCGCGAACGCGGTGGGCACCTCGCTCGACAGCGCCCACGCCCTGCGACGGCTGGCCGGCAACAACCCCATGCTGCGCCGCGTCTCCACCGACGAGCTCGGACGGGTCTGGTACCGCGTGCAGCCGCTGTTCCGACTGTTCCTGCGCGAGAAGATCGTCGAGCTCTCTCCCACGGCGCTGCGGGAGATGACCGGGCGGGCCGCCGAGTGGCACGTCGTCAACGGAGACCCGCTCGTCGCCCTGCAGTTGGCGCTCGACATCGACGACGGGGAACTCGTCGAGACGGTGCTGCGGCGCTCCGGCTACGCGCTGGTCTCCGAGGGACACGCGGCGGAGGTTCTCGCGCTCGCCGGTTCCGCTACCGGCCGCACGACCGCCGGACCGTTCTCGAGTCTGATGATCGCCTGGGCCGCGGCGGACTGCGGCGAGACCGACCGCGCGGCCGACGCCGTCGCTCGGGTGCGCCCCACCGGTCTCGACGTCGACGACCTCTTCGAGTGGGACTGGCTGCTCTACCTCGTTCAGCTGCGCATCGCGCTGCTGCGGGGGGAACGTATCGACGGCCTGTCGTCGGGTTGGGCCGACAGCACCATGCTGGCGCTGCCCGACGAGCTGTGCGCGGCGGTGCACCTAGGCCGCGGTCTCGCCGAGACGCGCGTCGGTGCGACCGAGCGTGCCGTCGAAGAGCTCGAGGCGTCACGGGCGATCGCCGAGAACATCGGCGACCTGTCGGTGCAGACGATGAGCGCCGTCGGCCTGGCCGCCACCAAACTCGGCGCGAGCGACCTGCGGGCCTGCCTGCGCCACGCCCTCTGCGCGCTCGAGATCGCCGGACGGTCGTCGGGCCGCGCCTCTGACACCGCGCTCGCCCACGCCCACATGCTCGCCGGCTGGGCGCACCACGAGCTGCTCGACGAGGCGTCCGCGCTCGAACACCTGCGGGCGGCCGCCGACTTCGCCGGCAGGCAGCACCTCTCCGAAGTGACGACGGAGACACGGCACGCGCTCCAGGCGGTGACGTTCGACTCGCTGCCCGACAAACGACGGGCCGCCCAGGATTTCACGACCGGATGGCCCCAGCCCTACCTCGTCGGCGCTCCGGCGTCGGTGGTCGTGTCGTCGCTGCACTTCGGCATCCGCATGGCGCTGACGATCGGCGAGCACCGCTGGAGCGAGCGGCTGCTCGACCGGGCGAGGCACCTGATCGGCGAGGGTCACGACTGGAACGTGGCCTACGCGCTGCTGCTGTACTCGACGGGGCGGCAGTCGTCGGCCCGCAGCATCCTGACTCCCCTCCTGCACGAATCGCGCGGCGCGCGCACTCCGCTCAGCGAGATCGTGGAGTGGTCGCTCGAGGCGGTGTTCGAACACGAGTCCGGCAACGCGTTTCGCGCACACGCGGCGATGTGCCGGTCGTTGGAGAGGGCGGATGACACGGGGGCGCTGGCCGAGGTGGTGCGGCCCGGCGGCGATTCGGTGCGCGCCGTGCTCGCGCACGGCCTGCACCGTTTCGGCAGGCACGACGGTATCGCGACGCAACTGCTCGCCCGCGGCCGCGCGGAGTTCGAGCCCGACCAGCCCCTCGGCGCGCTGACGCCGAAGGAGCGGGAGCTGCTCTCCGAGCTGAAGACACTGCGCACCGTCGGCGAGATCTCCGACGACATGCTGCTCTCGATCAACACCGTGAAGACCCACATGCGCGGCATCTACCGCAAGCTCGGCGTCTCGTCGCGACGCAGCGCGATCGCCGAGGCGGAACGCCTGGGACTGGTCTGA
- a CDS encoding DUF1269 domain-containing protein: MTSTLSVWKFDSVNGAVEAEKVLLDLQRESLITVDDAAVVSWEVGSTGPKTRQLTTSAGAGALGGSFWGLLFGLIFFVPLLGTVVGAVVGGIAGSLSDVGIDDTFLDSVRDSITPGTSALFVLTSGAVIDRVADAFEGVDVELIDTNLSHDDEAKLREVFGA, translated from the coding sequence ATGACCAGCACCCTGTCGGTCTGGAAGTTCGACAGCGTCAACGGGGCGGTCGAGGCCGAAAAGGTTCTGCTCGACCTGCAGCGGGAGAGCCTCATCACCGTGGACGACGCCGCCGTGGTGTCGTGGGAGGTCGGTTCCACCGGGCCGAAGACCCGTCAGCTCACCACGTCGGCGGGGGCAGGGGCGCTCGGCGGTAGCTTCTGGGGCTTGTTGTTCGGCCTGATCTTCTTCGTCCCGCTGCTGGGCACCGTGGTGGGTGCCGTCGTGGGGGGCATCGCGGGATCGCTCTCCGACGTGGGAATCGACGACACGTTCCTCGACAGCGTGCGCGACAGCATCACCCCCGGCACCTCCGCGCTCTTCGTGCTGACGAGCGGGGCCGTCATCGACAGGGTCGCCGACGCGTTCGAGGGGGTCGACGTCGAGCTCATCGACACCAACCTCAGCCACGACGACGAGGCGAAACTGCGGGAGGTGTTCGGGGCCTGA
- a CDS encoding glycosyltransferase family 4 protein, translating into MKLFFDCRAVRWGTHDGISRYSANLVRELAKLTPVTMIINDERQLEMLPDLPWIKAPAMTSPKDSLMSRYLNPLHPDVVFSPMQTMGSLGRNYKLVLTVHDLIYYTHRTPPRNLPQAVRVLWRLYHLVWWPQRMLLNRADAVAAVSRTTMDLITRKKLTTKPLILAPNASSLAAASGEPAATRPRDKSLVYMGSFMPYKNVETLVTAMNDLPDYTLHLMSPMSAETQQRLRALNTADNLVVHDGATDAEYVELLQRSTALVSASLDEGFGIPLVEAMAFGVPVVVSDITIFHEIAGDAGLFFTPTDAAAFVTAVESLEAPGAWAARSEASVAQAATWSWENSAAQLWAGLQAVNA; encoded by the coding sequence GTGAAGCTGTTCTTCGACTGTAGGGCCGTGCGCTGGGGAACCCACGACGGCATCAGCCGCTACTCGGCCAACCTGGTGCGCGAACTGGCCAAACTCACGCCCGTGACGATGATCATCAACGACGAACGCCAGCTCGAGATGCTGCCCGACCTGCCGTGGATCAAGGCACCGGCGATGACGAGTCCCAAGGACTCCCTCATGTCGCGCTACCTCAATCCGTTGCATCCGGATGTCGTCTTCTCCCCCATGCAGACCATGGGGTCCCTGGGGCGCAACTACAAGCTCGTGCTCACGGTGCACGACCTCATCTACTACACGCACCGCACGCCTCCGCGTAACCTGCCGCAGGCGGTCCGGGTGCTCTGGCGCCTCTACCACCTCGTCTGGTGGCCGCAGCGGATGCTGCTCAACCGGGCCGACGCCGTCGCGGCGGTCTCGCGCACCACGATGGACCTCATCACGCGCAAGAAGCTCACCACCAAACCGCTCATCCTCGCGCCGAACGCGAGTTCGCTCGCCGCCGCCTCGGGCGAGCCCGCCGCGACCCGGCCGCGCGACAAGAGCCTCGTCTACATGGGCTCGTTCATGCCGTACAAGAACGTCGAGACGCTCGTGACGGCCATGAACGACCTGCCCGACTACACGCTGCACCTGATGAGCCCGATGTCGGCCGAGACGCAGCAACGCCTCCGTGCGCTCAACACCGCGGACAACCTGGTCGTGCACGACGGCGCGACCGACGCCGAGTACGTCGAGCTGCTGCAGCGGTCGACGGCCCTCGTCAGCGCGTCGCTCGACGAGGGATTCGGCATCCCGCTCGTCGAGGCGATGGCGTTCGGTGTGCCCGTCGTCGTCTCCGACATCACGATCTTCCACGAGATCGCCGGGGACGCCGGTCTCTTTTTCACGCCGACGGATGCCGCGGCTTTCGTCACAGCGGTCGAATCCCTCGAGGCGCCGGGCGCGTGGGCGGCACGGTCCGAGGCGAGTGTCGCCCAGGCGGCCACCTGGAGCTGGGAGAACTCGGCCGCCCAGCTGTGGGCCGGGCTCCAGGCGGTGAACGCCTGA
- a CDS encoding FMN-dependent NADH-azoreductase, with product MPHLLHLDSSADLDTSRSRAIGQTFVDAWLEADPQNTVTHRDLHRAPLPHLADSSLHWPEHARPEGSNPPAEAVALQAALIEELLTADVVLVGAPLYNYSMPSTLKAWIDHIHVPGITAGDKQPMAGRPAVIISSRGVSYDEGSPTAGWDHAVPALQLILGTSLGMPVTLVSTSLTLAEAVPELADQIERGREELALAHEEAASAGSRLGGMTRLE from the coding sequence ATGCCGCACCTCCTGCACCTCGATTCCTCGGCCGACCTCGACACCTCACGGTCGCGCGCGATCGGGCAGACCTTCGTCGACGCGTGGCTCGAGGCCGACCCGCAGAACACCGTGACCCACCGCGACCTGCACCGGGCGCCGCTCCCGCACCTGGCGGACTCCTCGCTGCACTGGCCGGAACACGCCAGGCCGGAGGGGTCGAACCCGCCCGCCGAGGCGGTCGCATTGCAGGCAGCGCTCATCGAGGAGCTCCTGACCGCGGACGTCGTCCTCGTCGGCGCGCCGCTCTACAACTACTCGATGCCGTCGACGCTTAAGGCCTGGATCGACCACATCCACGTGCCGGGCATCACAGCCGGCGACAAGCAGCCGATGGCGGGCAGGCCGGCGGTGATCATCTCCAGCCGCGGGGTCTCCTACGACGAGGGTTCGCCCACGGCGGGTTGGGACCACGCGGTGCCCGCGCTGCAGCTGATTCTCGGAACGTCGCTCGGCATGCCGGTCACGCTCGTCTCGACGAGTCTCACGCTCGCCGAGGCTGTGCCCGAACTCGCCGACCAGATCGAGCGCGGGCGCGAAGAGCTCGCACTCGCCCACGAGGAAGCGGCCTCCGCCGGGTCGCGCCTCGGAGGGATGACCCGGCTGGAGTAG
- a CDS encoding MFS transporter: protein MSRRAARSRSASSQWEQTILLCCLIGSTQMTWGTIVPALPLYVDRFGVTAAMLGVIVAAFGVGRVIANIPAGLALRWWRPRPYLRAVCLSLIVVTAATGFSTDTGTLIAARVAAGILGGAAVTIGFAVLVAGAPADRRGRVMATATAVQMSAGALGAFVGGLALTWFPLEVAFVVASVPLAACLAWDAARPARHYWQPLRAGDRGARPAVDRVASSGLGVVVVALALGSFAAFFARFGGEQGLVPLLAYEQGGLTPLTLGVALAAATLASLAAMPLVGAVIDRGRRVSVLVPATVAAALALLLFAVAEGPWFFAAAIVVYGLASSVAGVVPSVIMSERVPAGLSGVVVGVTRTAGDVGAVVGPLLVFGVFDAAGVWPAVAVIAVVLVVANLLIVRVSIGSRREAILVSG, encoded by the coding sequence GTGAGCCGGCGGGCCGCGCGCTCGCGATCCGCGTCGTCGCAGTGGGAACAGACGATCCTGCTCTGCTGTCTCATCGGCTCGACGCAGATGACGTGGGGCACGATCGTGCCGGCGCTCCCGCTGTACGTCGACCGCTTCGGCGTGACCGCGGCCATGCTCGGTGTCATCGTCGCGGCGTTCGGGGTCGGGCGGGTGATCGCGAACATCCCCGCCGGTCTCGCCCTGCGCTGGTGGCGTCCGCGGCCGTACCTGCGGGCGGTGTGCCTGTCGTTGATCGTCGTGACCGCCGCGACGGGATTCAGTACGGATACCGGCACGCTGATCGCGGCCAGGGTCGCCGCGGGCATACTGGGCGGCGCAGCGGTGACGATCGGCTTCGCGGTGCTCGTGGCCGGGGCTCCCGCCGACCGGCGAGGGCGCGTCATGGCAACGGCGACCGCCGTGCAGATGTCGGCCGGAGCGCTCGGCGCGTTCGTCGGCGGGCTCGCGCTCACCTGGTTCCCGCTCGAGGTGGCATTCGTCGTCGCCAGCGTGCCTCTCGCGGCCTGTCTCGCCTGGGACGCGGCTCGCCCGGCCCGGCACTACTGGCAACCGTTGCGAGCCGGCGACCGTGGCGCACGGCCCGCGGTCGACCGGGTCGCCTCGTCGGGTCTCGGCGTCGTGGTCGTCGCCCTCGCGCTCGGCTCGTTCGCGGCGTTCTTCGCCCGGTTCGGCGGCGAGCAGGGACTCGTGCCGTTGCTCGCCTACGAGCAGGGCGGTCTCACCCCGCTCACCCTCGGGGTCGCGCTGGCGGCCGCGACCCTGGCATCGCTCGCCGCGATGCCCCTCGTCGGCGCCGTTATCGACCGTGGTCGCCGTGTCTCGGTGCTCGTCCCCGCCACGGTCGCGGCGGCACTGGCTCTCCTGCTGTTCGCGGTGGCCGAGGGGCCGTGGTTCTTCGCCGCCGCCATCGTCGTCTACGGACTCGCGTCGAGCGTCGCGGGTGTCGTGCCCTCGGTGATCATGAGCGAGCGCGTGCCGGCCGGGCTGAGCGGGGTCGTGGTCGGGGTGACGAGAACCGCGGGCGACGTCGGCGCCGTGGTCGGTCCACTGCTCGTCTTCGGGGTGTTCGACGCCGCGGGAGTCTGGCCGGCCGTCGCGGTCATCGCGGTGGTGCTCGTGGTCGCCAACCTGCTCATCGTGCGGGTGTCGATCGGGTCACGGCGCGAGGCCATCCTCGTCAGCGGCTAG